One Sesamum indicum cultivar Zhongzhi No. 13 linkage group LG14, S_indicum_v1.0, whole genome shotgun sequence genomic window, CTATCTACTGAATCCTTAAATGAGCTTATTCCAGTTGCTAGAGATACTCTTCCCACAAATTTTCTCATTCTCAAATAGCATTTTATCGGGCATGCATCGAGGCAGCAGTTAAGCAATATTAtcaatgatattattttagcTTTCTTTGCCTGTAACAGCAATGAACAACCTCAGATAATCAAATTGTACTAGCTAATAAGTTTTACAAGCAAAAAAATTGCCAACCTGGAGCCCACTCCATGTAATCCACACGATGTTGCACGTTCCGATGCATGCCCAATATCTCAAACCTAGAAAAACAACACAAGTTTCAGAAGGAATGCAAACcaaatgaaattatgaatCGTATCTACATTAGACTGTTCCATAACCAATCAGTAAGCAAGTTCCTTCTCAGGCATCCATGGGTACAGCTAATTTTATCAGACATGAAATTAAAACGGAACCAAACATGATTTTTGATCTTGATTACAGCAATAAAAGATCATATACATTCCTGACACATAACTGAAAGcgaatcaatattttataattggaaaaaattgataaaaagatACGATGAAACACAAGTAAACTAACCCAGAAGCCAGCTCCTGGAGATTGAAGTGGCGTTTGAAAAGTTCATCCTTCAAGTCCTTCAATGCTTTATACCTGTAAAAATTCCACTCGACACCAAAATCCATAAAAAAGGCATTTCCCTCCATTTTGCGTAATATTCAGTATATTGCCATACTTCATCAGTCAGTACTCGACTAAACCAAACGTACATATAACCAAACCATACAATCatgcatatatacaaatatttaattactgAATTGCAATTGAATTACCTCTCGCGAAGGAACTGCGCGAAGGCTTTATTCGTAATACCGTGTCTGGCGAGGAATCCGACGGGATCAATGCCATCCTTTTTATCAGCATCAAGCTGCTGGTTTTTCTTTCGCGGCCTCTGCGAGCGCCTCGGTTGCGATTGCGGGTGGTCGGCGGCAGAGCAATTGCATATATAGCTACTCTTTTCACTGTTGGGTGGGAGGAAAACTCGAGAACCAGTCAAATTCCTCTTTGGAAGAGGAGAATTTATGGGGAGAGTGGAAAGTTGAGGTGGgtgtgagagagaaatcaTGCTCCGGAGATGGTTGTTTTGAGCTGCAATGTGGGTTTGCTGGAGATAAGAGGCGGGAATCAGAAAACCACCAACCTGCACTGCTGGGGTTTAACAAAACCTCttcccataatttatttacattcaCACCCTCAcaaaattttgtcaaattaaataaatacttttttttttaatctatactaatatttaaaaaggaaaaactccCTACACTCACTTATGTTTGGTGACACCgtcacattattttttaaatacaataattacaCCCTTAATTAGATTATCTATACtctatactaataaaaacataGGACTTTTCACTAATAAATGGTTATTTTGATCgattcaccataaaaaaatatatgaaaatctaATTGTTATACGATCGTtagaattaaaagatattgataatttgtcaaataaaaagacgtattcgtaattatgtcaaaccttaTGAAAGATCACTTATCTTTTAGAAATTGGTATATCAAAACgtgtgtttttaaaaaaatattataattaatataattttacattttgaaatgagtctaaatgtaattaacgtTAAATACAATCCAACCTAAGTCAAAACATCAAATCAAGGCCGTTCTTATTGATTGAACCAGACACCTCATCATTTACGCGAGGgattttcttacaaaaataaacttaatccaagtataaatttcaaaacaaataacCACGACACCCAACACTCCGAGAACTCCAATATAAGCCCATTTCCAAGCATGATTCGGCTCCATGATCTTGATCCCTACAAATATGTTAACTGACATCAGTGTCAACATCGCGTACCCCAGAGAATGATGGTACATGTTCCAATAAGCCCGATACTCGTCGTTCGGCCTCGGCTTCAATCTCAATGCAAACATCTGCACGTGATGTGGTGCTAGCAGTGTTATGAAATGTTTTGAGAAGTTTATAAACTcagtcaaataatttataatttacctgTACGGTCGTGAAAGTGAAGATGAGTATGCCAAGAATTTGATGGGTGCGGAAGCAATAGTATTTGGAGGCGTTCCCCAGCCAGATTCCGATGATCCAGCCGATTGTACCGAGAATATATCCAGCACTCTGGCAGGTCACATGAAAACCAAACCACCACACCCATCGCTCCGGAAATCTCTTGAAGTACCTTGCAACAATCACCCCAACCGGCAGAAGTATTCCCCATCCAACAATGTTCAAGATTCCATGAGTCTACACAAAGCAAAAATAGATTGACATTCATCTTTATAAAAGGATTCCCTTGAATGCATATGTAAAGTAATTTTATACACAAAACGTGTGTATGTGAAATGGAATACCGGGGCTCATTCAAATTGTGATTTGTGATCTGTGATCTATATGTACGGTTGATCagttacataaaatttataagcatTGAGCATATATACAAAAGGAAAACTCTGGTCTGAGTTGGATTTGAGCAGCTCAGTAAGAGTAACTAATCACATATAATTGCATAGGTTGTATGATTGGTTCGATCCAATTAATTAGACCTAGTTTGCAATAAAACTTTCCACCTGTATGAAATGAAATAggatttttagttttgtaattatactcTTTTGGGATTCTAGTGCttcattttgttattattgcAAAATAGTTCTGTACTTTTAAACGTCTCATTTTAAAGATAGATTTGGCTAAAAAAAACTGTTAATAGAatgcaaaatttcaatttttaacgAGCACATGTAATGTACGTGCCACGTTCGAacgaattttttgtttttcaatcaaatCTATCCTTAAATCAACctaacaacataaaaaaactaaaacactaaaaaaatataattactacactaaaaatgcatttaagctTAACATGAAATACACAAACTTACCGTTCTCAAACGGCGTTGACGGTGAGCCGAGTAACTTATCACCTTCTCGGAGACTAAGTCTATGGTGTCAGCAGCATCGAAGTGGTTTAGAGATCTCGGGTGCATTAGAGGCGTTCTCCCAGCCACTGCCTCCCCAATCTGCCACACCACGTTTGTTCTTGAACTGTTGTACTCGTGAGGCAGGAAAATAGTAGCGTGTATGACATAGTACTCGATCCCTTCCCAATAAACAAAGCTGAAGTTGCGcatatttaatccaatatCGTCAGACGGAAGGAGCCGGCAGCCGCGCTTGGTGTCGTCGGTGATGTTATACTTGTACCACTCCAGCGAGCCATTGTGCTGCTTGATGCCGATGAGGGCCCTGGTGCCGACCATGCGCAGGCCCTGAGGGTTCACCCCCCAGGCCAGCCAGCCTGTCTCCGTGTCTAGCCTCGACCCGAACGCTATGTCCAGCCGACGGGACTTCTGGTTGAAGTTCCACCCGAACTGGACGCCTAAGGTTAAGGCTTTCCGGCGGCAATTCTGGGTGACATTGATCTTGTTCATCTCTGTGATGAACCCCTGGCTGCATTTGTGTGCATTTGTGAGCAGAGGTGAGAGGAATGTGAGGAGTAGAGAGAGTATAAGTGTGAGAGGAGAGGAAGACATGTTTTCCATCAGTTGgtgttgtgtgtgtaattttagaTGTGCATGTTTGATGATTTAGTATGTGGGATATGTGTAGTTTATTGAAACGTGAAGCAGTTTTTGCAGTCTAAGCAGTGGGTTTCGGAGTTAAGTACAAGTTATGAATATGTTCTGTTACTTTGTTGTGCTTTTGGTGGTTTGAGATACCGTGGAGAAAAAGGCAAGCTCTTCACTATATAAGCCcaaatttttatctaaattaaacTGGATTGAACTAATCAGATGACATGTAACATATATTTCATATGTGATTAGTCATTTtcttaaactatatattaatcacataataagtatattatatttattatatcattcaTTATAATCTAATCGATCAACCCCTACTAATTTTTgcacatatttttcatccaatgtTTAATATCACTTAGGAAAAGAGATTAatgacaaaagaagaaaaaggtaaagacaatattaatattatcgccaattatatatttagtgacaataCCTTTTATTCTATCacagtaataaattttaaattttaatagtgatACTCATTCTGTAAAGatcgaaattaaaaaaatctagtgataaaatattttgcattCAATCATCACTACAGACAAAGTGACAACTAATGAAAGTAAGTCActtattattactatatttGTGTTGCCTtgaattgtaataataatcatgTCGCTAGTCAtttatagtgataattttgtatataattcttatcactaaataattacatatactgACATTACATATACTGACAGGATCAAAATTATCGTCACTCAAAATTTTTGTGACAATCtctaaaattgttatttgatatatatctTGTTACTAACAttgttattattcttttttgtaatagttaaaGTGGTTAAATTGAAAGTTCAATTATACactaaaattttagtaaacAATAAGTTCATAGACGTGTCTAGAGTATAACAGACGAATCAACAATCttcttgtaattaattatatatcagtATCATACGTACATGAAAATGACGATATATTGAATTACATAGTTCTGTCCTGTAAATAAAAATCTGAGATGTGCTAAAACCatacaaatccaaaagaaCATCATCTAACTTATTTTGTTCCCAAAATTATTAAGACAACATATTTTCGCCAGAGTTGGATTTCACCCTCTCCAATCATCTGGTTCTGGAGGCGCAAAGCTTTCTATCgcgtccttttttttttctgttagtACAATGAGGCTGCTTCACTGGATTGCTGAGACACCACCATTCTTTTTCACCACATAGCGAACGCCAGGGCAGATGTGAGGGAAAACGGCGACTTTCAGGCtttttcatcatatttttcaaaaattcaggAGAACAGTGTGAAGACGCTAAACGTAGATACTATCGCTACAATGAGACTCCCACAGTAGAGGGGTATCAACAAAACTGCACAACCTACAGCTATAGCCCACAAAAGAAAACCTGCAGAAAGTAATGACCTAATCTGCCAACCTCCATGACTTTTCTCTAGCGACGAAAGCTAGACCCGAAGTTGCTCGTTCGCAGAGATTTTCAAACAATCCCCACTAACATGTGCCGAATTCTCTTATTTATTCCCAAGACCGAATTGGCATTTCAAAATGTTAggagttcaatttttttcagttCCCTccacaaaacaaataattaacttaatttaagaTAAGATAAATCGAACACcaaattaacatataaaacGTATATTCAGTTGCATTTTGGAATTCAACAATAATGGCGACAAAAGAGTAAGAATGTATAGATATGatcctaaaatttttatcagccagaaacttgaaattttcagaataaatgtagatttaataaagaatacaatttttattagatgCAATTTCTAAAAACTTCAACAGCAGCATTTCACCTGCAACCTACCTTTGATTTTCCACTTCCATTTCTCCAACCCTACAACCCTTAgtacacacaaaaaaaatatatgatcaCTTGACCCTCCTCCTTTATCCGGGCTTGGAACCGGCTGCACTTGGCGCAGGCGGAGTTACACAAGTTACCTATTAACTACACTTGAAAACAAAGAACAGATGCAACAACAGATGCAAAGCAAAAGCCACAGAGTCATGAAAAAATGTTCAAAGCAGAAGAGCACAAGGGACTTAACACTGCAGGCATTGCACACAACAAAAGGCATGCACAATTTCAGGGCACAACACCAATCATAGGATTCCTCCTAATAACAATTCTAGTGCCTTCAAGCCCATTCCCAGCGTCCACTTTAGCCATTCAATACAACTCCCAATTTTGACATGATTCAAGGTATGTCGTACTAACCAACCTAACACACCCATAGATGAAATAGTTTTTACAGTCTGAAGGTTCTTAAACGCCGTAAGAAACCTACAAAATCAGCATAACAGAACACAACTATCTCTGTCCCAGGTTCACGTACCTGAGTTCTTCACTTCAATTTCCTCCTCCTTACCAACCAAGGACAACTACACATGTCAAGAAGAATGCCAACTACAAACCATTATGCAACAACGAAAAACCAGATGACAGCCACCTATCATGAATATCAACTAGAAGCATCTTACAAACAAGGGAGGACCTGTTCACAACAGTAACATCTCTGCACTTTTTTTGCGGAACTCAGAAATGGGAAATATGGAACAGCCACAAAAAGGAATGATCGACTCGTATCCCACAGATGGCACAAGACAGGTCTATCATGAACATCTTTCAGGAGGAGAGAGATTTGATACTAGACACGCACCACTTGCAAAAGCCCAAAATGCCTCCAGTTGAAACAGCAAACATGCTTTGGCCTATGGTCGAAAAGcattatacaaaattgaaagaattctCCAGTCAGGAGAGAGCAAGAAAGCAGTAGCAGCCCCAAAACTCAGCATAGACATTAGAGACATACCAAAAGGAAGGTGATGTTGAGCTGATAAGACTTGATAATCTAAAGGCACTGCTACCAGTTTATGACCTTCACATTCTCTCCAGCTAGTTGCAACGAATTACGACCATGAAGTGCAAAGAAAGCCATGAATAAGTTGATAAGTCTTGATAATCTAAAGGCACGGCTACTAGTTTATGACCTTCACATTCTCGCCAGCTAGTTGCAACGAATTATGACCATGAAGTTCCAAGAAAGCCATGAAAAGCACACACTCTCAAAATGTCTATAATGCTGGGCTACCTTGCAGAAGCATATCAGTGTCCTCATCAATGACCGGGCTCTTTCTCCACAAATATCAGGTGAATTGAAGGTAAGAGTAGAAACCATTAAGATCAGCGAACCCCACACTTCCTCCAGACAAAGCCAAAATTTTTCCATAGTTAAAAGGTGAAAAGGGAGCATGAGTATTCATTGAACACAGAAGAGAAATTTCAGGGACAAAGTTCACGGTTATGACCCCAATCGACATGGCTCAAAACAAAGAAACCCAACCAGCTTTCTCAATAACAAAAGCCTATCCTCCATCATTTGTAACACGGAAAGCGATAGGTTGAATATGAAGCAGCTCAAAAATTCATGATATTAGACCCTACACACAACAAAAGCAACAGACAATCACATCTTATATGGGTCTCCATTTGGCTGGTAGTCAAGCCTTTAAAAGTCAGGACAAGAAGAGCCTATACATTCCACAACGAACTTAAACCACAATAAACGACACCCTTAAAGCAGTCAGCAACAGCCCAAACCTTTCCGTTGACATGATCAAAATGATGTGTATTTATCATTTGCAAAAATGGAACACAGAAAAGTATAGCACCGGATTGACAGCTCGTAACATCCATTCGCAGCAggattaaagaaagaaatgaccGAAACAGAGTAATCAAGCTCCAGTGGAGAACAGAATAAATACAACGGGGAGGACAGCACCCCATTGATGACTCATAACATCCATCAGCAGTagagccaaaatcataaacttCATTGCCAATTTAACGCCCGATACTCAATGCCGctaaaaaatggagaaataGCATGTGCCACTGTTAAACAGAAGGGAGCAGAAGAATGATACAAACTAGAGATCCCAAGAGCAGTACCACAATACTATATTTCTAAAAGAATCAATACAACTCACCGAATGAGACCACTGACGACCTATTCAAACTGCGGTTTCCTACAGAAATTGCCAAGACATTAGACTCAGCATACTGCAAACCCTCATACAACCTATTGCTTGCAGATTAAGCGCGCAACAAAACGTTAACAGCAAACCATAACAAAGATCACAAAAATTTATGGTCCACTCTCCATGTCGGCCTTCCTTGAGTAATTCAATGGTTCCAATCAGACTCCAAAATTGTTAGTTTGTACATATAAAGACACCAAACGTTAACAACACAAATCTGGAACACTTCCCAAAGCCTGCTAGTGCTAAAACCAAAACCGCGACAGCACAATAAGCATGAGCATCCAAGCTGGGAACATACTCAATGacatgaaatttcaaataatacgCGAAGAAAACCAAGTCCCTACAGAGGTTTATtgaacacaaaaaagaaaggacCATCCGAGAAAAAGcccacaaaatttaaaaatttgaaatcaacaGTGCACACCAAAGATCCCCACCACCAAGAGCCAACCCAAGGAAACCGGTGTCAATATGCAGGAGATGATGATCAAATGAGGAAGCAACAGGACAAAACCATATTTGGACTCTTCAAAATCTGCAAACCAAAAGGCAAAGCATCCCAAAGCCAAAAGGCAAATGATACACAAGGtcaacaaaaccaaaacctCATTAAAGAAGACAAAGGTAAGAAGGAAATGGCTTGTACATTACTCTTGGCCAAACGCAACACCTGTCCAACTAGGCAGGGAGGCACGGGAGGAAGACAAGATCATACCCCAAGGTCAACTCAAACCATATATAAATGTAACAATTGACTTCCCAACATTCCAGCAAATTGATGACTTCAAAACATTGTTTCAACTCAAATCGCCTGGATAAACAGATTAAAAGCTAACAACAAGATTTAGCAAATAAAAACCAATGGAGAACACATACAGTtagataaatagaaaataagagAAACGTTACAAAACACTAAATGACGCCCCAAAACACCAGTGACTTTATACTCCATAGCCTAAAAAAACGAACTTCCGTGAGAATCACAAAAAAGATTAGAAGGTTCATGAATTAAAGATATACTATTAGTCATATGCCATACTCATCCCACACTTTAGAACAAGTCCAGAATTTTAAGACCAGGCAGCTCTTGCCTCAGCAAAACCTGAAACCAagttaaaatcacaaaataacaTACAAGTACTCGTAAACCAAAAACCATTCTTGAAGCATAATGCAAGTTCGGGGTGAAGAAAACACAAACTCCAAAATGGAAACACAACCAGATGCTCGCCACACACAGTTTCCTGCAAACAGAAAGGGCGCACATACTAGAATGTGAGGAAAGATAAGAATTATAGAAGTGCACACTAGGAACTTAGTGGCGGCACcaaagaaaaattgatgtcAGGGAGCAGAATAATGCAAACTTGGCTTCAGGCAAGGCTATCTCTGGATGTATCAAGGTCTAAGGAATGAAGCAAACAGCACTAACTCTCATGCCAGAGAAAGGAAGAggcaggaaaagaaaataaagtcaCCATATCTCCCCAAAcgagaaaacaagaaaaggtaGAAAATGCTTGCTTGTTCGGCCATCATTACTCTAGTAGCCTGTTATGTTCTGCAGACAAAACTAGAACCCATGACAGTAACACATGATTCACACTGCAACTTGGAGAACACATGACAAGACAAGAAAAGAGCACAAGACAGAGAAATACGTAGTATCAAGTACATTCACATCAGGAGCTAATGGCCTATCCTGGAACCGAAAACACTGCAGCAACATCACCTCTTTCACTAACACTTCTGCAACTTAAGATTGAGAACAGCATAACAGAATAACGTGACTTCCTAAAAACTAGAGAATAATAGGGTACCAAATGATTGGCAGGCCATCATCATTATCGTTGCAGTTATCTGCAATAGAAATAGGATTCAATGATAGATAAAATCATGGCAGCAAACACTAAAGCCTATTCATGAGAGAAGAGGACAAAAGGAAAGCCAGATGAGGCAAACTTAGGATGAGATGTATCCATGTGTGGGACTAATGGGGCCTCTACAGTGCCTATCCTGAAGCAGCCAATATTCCTTAAGCTCAACAACTCTGCAATCAAAAGCCAAACTCAGAAGAGCATTACTCCATAAATGCAACTTCTCCAAAACTATAAAAGCATAAGGTACCACAAAATGGTGGTTTGGCATCAATTCCTTTCTTTGCAAAGTTCTGTTGGCAAAAGTGTAAGTAGAGAGGGGAGTGACACAAACTCAGCAGATCATTGCGTGcctttttttgtgtgttgaGGCAATCCTCCGCCTCTCCCCTAAAACATTCTGCAACCAAGAGCCAAGACACAGGAGTCGAACACAACAACTAAGGTCCAATTACAAGACAAACCTACTCATCAGGTATATCCATATCTGGAACTAGTGGAGCCGCATCATAAGGTGCCTGTAATCAATGCCTTGCAATCCCAAAGCCAAAATCCAGAAAAGCATACTATGAAAGC contains:
- the LOC105176761 gene encoding cytochrome b561 and DOMON domain-containing protein At5g47530-like codes for the protein MENMSSSPLTLILSLLLTFLSPLLTNAHKCSQGFITEMNKINVTQNCRRKALTLGVQFGWNFNQKSRRLDIAFGSRLDTETGWLAWGVNPQGLRMVGTRALIGIKQHNGSLEWYKYNITDDTKRGCRLLPSDDIGLNMRNFSFVYWEGIEYYVIHATIFLPHEYNSSRTNVVWQIGEAVAGRTPLMHPRSLNHFDAADTIDLVSEKVISYSAHRQRRLRTTHGILNIVGWGILLPVGVIVARYFKRFPERWVWWFGFHVTCQSAGYILGTIGWIIGIWLGNASKYYCFRTHQILGILIFTFTTVQMFALRLKPRPNDEYRAYWNMYHHSLGYAMLTLMSVNIFVGIKIMEPNHAWKWAYIGVLGVLGVVVICFEIYTWIKFIFVRKSLA